A DNA window from Fibrobacter sp. UWB4 contains the following coding sequences:
- a CDS encoding polyphosphate polymerase domain-containing protein: MAEARGFSLLERFELKYHIPVEWADRIGAFLAPYCEEDYYSKITPGGFYWITNLYLDSPTWTFLGWKKKQLLDRFNMRIRTYGEHPAQDGTFHFECKRKIRNICYKSRATIKGINPGEVWHMKPEEWPCKGEKDRMYLKDFLYKTELHNAHPRLLTQYKRRAWFGLREEYSRVTIDTGMRFREENGFDYTVDPHYMHSTGLPRFFQPGADAVLELKCPAAQMPYWMFDLIRALNLKHGAFSKFGNAAAEWKRVYENPRRFKSPYWTSLAGNF, translated from the coding sequence ATGGCTGAAGCCCGTGGATTTAGTCTTCTTGAACGCTTCGAACTGAAGTACCATATCCCCGTCGAATGGGCGGACCGGATTGGTGCGTTCTTGGCGCCGTACTGCGAAGAAGACTACTATTCCAAGATTACTCCGGGTGGATTCTACTGGATTACGAACCTTTACCTGGACTCTCCGACGTGGACGTTCCTTGGCTGGAAAAAGAAACAGCTCCTGGACCGTTTCAACATGCGTATCCGCACGTATGGCGAACACCCGGCCCAAGATGGTACGTTCCACTTCGAGTGCAAACGCAAGATTCGCAACATCTGCTACAAGAGCCGTGCGACGATCAAGGGAATCAACCCTGGTGAAGTCTGGCACATGAAGCCCGAAGAATGGCCATGCAAGGGCGAAAAAGACCGCATGTACCTCAAGGACTTTTTGTACAAGACGGAACTCCATAACGCCCATCCGCGACTCCTCACGCAGTACAAACGCCGCGCCTGGTTCGGGCTCCGTGAAGAGTATTCCCGCGTGACGATTGACACGGGCATGCGCTTCCGCGAAGAGAACGGCTTTGACTATACCGTGGATCCGCACTACATGCACTCCACGGGACTCCCGCGATTCTTCCAGCCGGGTGCCGATGCTGTGCTCGAACTCAAGTGCCCGGCCGCACAGATGCCGTACTGGATGTTCGACTTGATTCGTGCATTGAATTTAAAGCATGGAGCATTTTCCAAGTTCGGAAATGCCGCTGCGGAATGGAAAAGGGTTTACGAAAATCCGCGTCGATTCAAGAGTCCGTACTGGACTTCTCTCGCCGGAAATTTCTAA
- a CDS encoding lamin tail domain-containing protein, with protein MNTKKWLAVGTCASMLGMFSACSDEKKNPVIPDDPESSSSAEVVPNSSGEVNPNSSSVTTASSSSVTNLMSSSSNPEDTILDSNATYMGVSEIMYNAPGGSVLEWVEVYIKNGPDLTNMQLSNVRLDGAVSFAFPAESLKKDEYVIVTNDVALFKQTYPSLPAGCRVFGPWGKDPKTNAVAKLVNEGDVVDVKVRGEGDVSAAFSSNPPWPSLADGKGRTLVYKGSGNEADPTSWGASAVENGNPCVGGDKVIDGSTVRLNEIKPYDINATENKDGWIELYNIGSAPVDVAGWELESKLKGKKWTIGGANTVVPANGYLLLEASATVFGEGLFLSDNGDDIYLYEAAAGVRTGKESSLLISAGKQSSGVVEVAGSVAQGAMATETPGAANSALKAGPIFISEIHYHENEQDLKDLEFLELVNKGATDVALVESVNNTPQGWKIEGINMEFVSGDVIPAGGKMVLFDDSLKAYEAQLRDRYSIDAAVPIRFYAGKLSNRGETVAVKKPYSYVTKSDGTKQWYYELSDATLYSDRWPNMYAADGKGMSLNRKDFTTMGYGYTAWEVKAPTPGK; from the coding sequence ATGAATACTAAAAAATGGCTTGCCGTTGGCACTTGTGCTTCTATGCTCGGCATGTTTTCAGCCTGCTCCGATGAAAAAAAGAATCCCGTCATTCCGGATGATCCGGAATCGAGCAGCTCTGCGGAAGTAGTTCCGAATAGCAGTGGCGAAGTCAATCCGAATTCTTCTTCGGTAACAACGGCTTCTTCGTCGTCTGTAACAAATTTGATGTCTTCCAGTTCGAATCCCGAGGATACTATCCTGGATTCGAATGCTACCTATATGGGCGTTTCCGAAATCATGTACAATGCGCCAGGTGGCTCTGTATTGGAGTGGGTTGAAGTCTACATCAAGAACGGCCCGGATCTGACCAACATGCAGTTGAGCAATGTTCGTCTGGATGGTGCCGTCTCGTTCGCTTTCCCGGCTGAATCTTTGAAGAAAGACGAATATGTTATCGTCACTAATGATGTGGCTTTGTTCAAGCAGACTTATCCGAGCTTGCCTGCCGGCTGCCGCGTGTTTGGCCCGTGGGGTAAGGATCCCAAGACCAACGCCGTTGCAAAACTTGTGAACGAAGGTGATGTCGTTGATGTCAAGGTTAGGGGCGAAGGTGACGTGAGCGCTGCCTTTAGTAGTAATCCGCCTTGGCCAAGCCTTGCAGATGGCAAGGGTCGTACGCTTGTCTATAAAGGCTCGGGCAACGAAGCTGATCCGACTTCCTGGGGCGCAAGCGCTGTTGAAAACGGTAATCCGTGTGTCGGTGGTGACAAGGTTATCGATGGTTCGACCGTTCGCCTGAATGAAATCAAGCCGTATGACATTAATGCTACAGAAAATAAGGACGGCTGGATAGAACTTTACAACATTGGCTCTGCTCCTGTCGATGTTGCCGGTTGGGAACTTGAATCCAAGCTGAAAGGCAAGAAGTGGACAATCGGTGGTGCAAATACGGTTGTTCCTGCCAATGGCTACTTGCTCCTCGAAGCGAGTGCGACCGTGTTTGGCGAAGGTCTTTTCCTGAGCGACAATGGCGATGACATTTATCTGTACGAAGCCGCAGCCGGTGTCCGCACGGGTAAGGAATCGAGCTTGCTAATTTCTGCGGGTAAGCAGTCTAGCGGTGTTGTTGAAGTTGCTGGCTCTGTTGCTCAGGGCGCTATGGCCACTGAAACGCCGGGTGCTGCAAACTCCGCACTCAAGGCTGGCCCGATTTTCATCAGCGAAATTCATTATCACGAAAATGAACAGGACCTCAAGGATCTGGAATTCCTGGAACTTGTGAACAAGGGTGCTACTGACGTTGCCTTGGTTGAAAGCGTCAATAATACTCCGCAGGGCTGGAAGATTGAAGGCATCAATATGGAATTTGTTTCGGGCGATGTCATTCCTGCCGGTGGCAAGATGGTCCTGTTCGATGATTCCCTGAAGGCTTATGAAGCACAGCTTCGCGATCGTTATTCCATCGATGCTGCTGTTCCTATTCGCTTCTATGCGGGTAAGCTCTCGAACCGCGGTGAAACGGTCGCTGTCAAGAAACCGTATTCTTACGTGACGAAATCCGATGGTACAAAGCAGTGGTATTATGAACTTTCCGATGCGACACTTTATAGTGACCGCTGGCCGAACATGTATGCTGCCGATGGTAAGGGCATGAGCCTCAACCGCAAGGACTTCACCACGATGGGCTACGGTTATACTGCTTGGGAAGTTAAAGCTCCGACTCCGGGCAAATAA
- a CDS encoding TolC family protein, whose amino-acid sequence MKRYFAFILSGCVAANATALSLQDALDMAMANNSKIKAEKAKVDIAESGKDEAFARFLPTVSLSAGITKIDDPINIDLGRIQQPLTDIAGAAAYSKAYLATYNGAYAKAYQEALTQAKSAGLDDKTAKAAVDAKAAEIWKGVVNSKDANDAAMQMAESKEKESSDKIKNSDFNMKVQDDWFFNARLTVVWPIFTGLKIYSAYDAAKENVNARKAEFEMAQNTVLMDVATKYFTLRLCEELVVMRESTKRDLAEHLERSKKLEEGGQISKTERLRAEVALAEAENAYEDALRDQSLARMALASLLHTDTSLTATTPVEAPEGVRPMEEFKQLAIEHHPGLRQLRIERKRNQNAISAARADYFPTIALFGYKELYTKDLTLLEPEWAVGAKLQWDIFKGGDTRAKVSSAKAMDRSLGSLEEETIDNLKLLVEKRWRELEHAKGRLSSLVKTRELAVEALRSQNKAYEAGLATGLEVVDAELALSRLQVADIKAHYDAVIAWLGLLEAAGEVSTAGNVLVSKQLVVEKPVAASTSSATESAESATDARLSEQGEGSSEASDATRHPEQGDIRDLGLQPLSGVRFEGAGSSEVSAEQNLETENK is encoded by the coding sequence ATGAAACGGTACTTTGCTTTTATTCTCAGTGGTTGCGTGGCTGCTAATGCGACAGCTCTTTCTTTGCAGGATGCGCTGGACATGGCCATGGCTAATAATTCAAAAATTAAGGCAGAAAAGGCTAAAGTGGATATTGCTGAAAGCGGCAAGGACGAAGCTTTTGCCCGTTTCCTTCCAACGGTGAGTCTGTCTGCAGGCATCACTAAAATCGACGATCCCATCAATATCGATCTTGGGCGCATCCAGCAGCCTCTAACTGATATTGCGGGGGCCGCTGCCTACTCGAAGGCTTATCTGGCAACGTACAACGGCGCCTATGCCAAAGCCTACCAGGAAGCCTTGACTCAGGCTAAGAGCGCGGGACTGGATGACAAAACCGCAAAAGCCGCTGTGGATGCCAAGGCCGCTGAAATCTGGAAAGGCGTTGTCAACAGCAAGGACGCTAATGACGCTGCCATGCAGATGGCGGAGAGCAAAGAGAAGGAATCTTCGGATAAAATCAAGAACTCCGATTTCAACATGAAAGTGCAGGACGACTGGTTCTTTAATGCCCGTCTCACTGTTGTGTGGCCGATCTTTACCGGTCTCAAGATTTATTCCGCTTACGATGCCGCCAAGGAAAATGTGAACGCGCGCAAGGCCGAATTCGAAATGGCGCAGAATACGGTCCTCATGGATGTCGCGACCAAGTACTTTACGCTCCGCCTGTGCGAAGAGCTTGTTGTGATGCGCGAATCGACCAAGAGAGACCTTGCGGAACATCTCGAACGCTCCAAGAAGCTTGAAGAAGGTGGCCAGATCAGCAAGACCGAGCGCCTCCGCGCCGAAGTGGCCCTTGCCGAAGCCGAGAACGCTTATGAAGATGCTCTCCGTGACCAGTCCTTGGCCCGCATGGCTCTTGCAAGCCTCTTGCATACGGATACAAGCCTCACGGCGACGACCCCGGTGGAAGCACCTGAAGGGGTTCGACCGATGGAAGAATTCAAGCAGCTGGCTATAGAACATCATCCGGGACTCCGTCAATTGCGCATCGAGCGCAAGCGCAACCAGAATGCCATTAGCGCTGCCCGTGCCGACTATTTCCCGACAATCGCTCTGTTTGGCTACAAGGAACTTTATACTAAGGATTTGACGCTTCTCGAACCGGAATGGGCGGTTGGCGCCAAGTTGCAGTGGGATATTTTCAAGGGTGGCGACACCCGTGCAAAGGTAAGCTCTGCAAAGGCCATGGACCGTTCCTTGGGGAGCCTCGAAGAAGAGACTATTGACAACTTGAAGCTCCTTGTTGAAAAGCGCTGGCGCGAACTGGAACACGCAAAGGGAAGGCTTTCGAGCCTTGTCAAAACGCGTGAGCTTGCAGTTGAAGCTTTGCGTAGCCAGAACAAGGCGTACGAAGCAGGTCTTGCGACTGGTCTAGAAGTGGTGGATGCTGAACTCGCACTTTCCCGCTTGCAGGTCGCTGACATCAAGGCTCATTACGATGCCGTTATTGCTTGGCTTGGACTCCTTGAAGCCGCCGGCGAAGTTTCCACCGCAGGGAATGTCCTTGTGTCCAAGCAGCTTGTTGTTGAAAAACCTGTCGCTGCTTCGACAAGCTCAGCAACCGAGTCCGCGGAATCCGCGACAGACGCTCGTCTTTCTGAGCAGGGCGAAGGATCTAGTGAAGCGTCTGATGCAACTCGTCATCCTGAGCAGGGCGATATACGAGACTTGGGGCTTCAGCCCCTTAGTGGAGTTAGGTTCGAAGGAGCAGGATCCAGTGAAGTCTCGGCTGAACAGAATTTAGAAACGGAGAATAAATAA
- a CDS encoding HlyD family secretion protein, which produces MNALKMIGKVVVVLALIVLVIMGISQLQQFATQPREQFLQGQMEARRVLVAGKVPGRIERLYVHEGDVVYKDSLIAVISSPEIEAKKMQARGALGAAKAQASKARNGARSEDIAALKAMADRAQEAATLAKNTYNRVQKLYNEGVLPLQKRDEAETQMKASQSAADAARAQYNQAVAGARSEDKAAANALVMQAKGANAEVDAYLEETKIRTPITGEVSLKLAEEGEVVGSGMPIIAVTDLSDSWAVFHLREDYLKNVYKGKKFKLHIPALDRDAEMTVSYIASVGDYATWRSSKESSGFDLKTFEVRMRPVEKVPNLRPGMSVLFPVEAFK; this is translated from the coding sequence ATGAACGCATTAAAGATGATTGGAAAAGTTGTTGTAGTACTTGCCTTGATAGTGCTTGTCATTATGGGCATCTCCCAGCTTCAACAGTTTGCAACGCAGCCGCGAGAACAGTTCTTGCAGGGCCAGATGGAAGCAAGGCGTGTTCTTGTGGCCGGAAAGGTGCCTGGGCGTATTGAACGCTTGTATGTGCACGAAGGCGATGTAGTCTACAAGGACTCCTTGATTGCCGTGATCAGCAGTCCTGAAATTGAGGCCAAGAAAATGCAGGCCCGTGGTGCCCTTGGGGCTGCAAAGGCCCAGGCAAGCAAAGCCCGTAATGGTGCCCGTAGCGAAGATATTGCAGCCCTTAAGGCTATGGCCGATCGCGCACAGGAAGCCGCAACGCTTGCCAAGAACACTTACAACCGTGTGCAGAAGCTTTACAACGAAGGCGTTCTTCCGCTCCAAAAGCGCGATGAAGCCGAAACGCAGATGAAGGCTTCACAGTCCGCAGCTGATGCGGCTCGCGCTCAGTACAACCAGGCTGTTGCTGGTGCCCGCAGCGAAGACAAGGCAGCTGCAAACGCTCTCGTGATGCAGGCCAAGGGTGCCAACGCCGAAGTCGATGCCTACCTTGAAGAAACCAAGATCCGTACGCCGATCACGGGTGAAGTTTCTCTCAAGCTTGCCGAAGAAGGCGAAGTCGTTGGCTCTGGCATGCCGATCATCGCTGTGACGGACTTGAGCGATTCCTGGGCTGTGTTCCACCTTCGCGAAGATTATCTCAAGAATGTCTACAAAGGTAAAAAGTTCAAACTTCATATCCCGGCACTAGACAGGGATGCTGAAATGACCGTAAGCTACATTGCTTCTGTTGGCGACTATGCGACATGGCGTAGCTCTAAGGAAAGCTCTGGCTTCGATCTTAAGACTTTCGAAGTTCGCATGCGCCCGGTAGAAAAAGTTCCTAATCTCCGTCCGGGCATGAGCGTCCTGTTCCCTGTCGAAGCGTTCAAGTAA
- a CDS encoding ABC transporter permease — MILTVLPVGVSVFMLEMFSSEIVQHVPIGVLKQDKSLLADRLERALEASPVLDIKMNCHDMNECEHAVIRGDLQTFIIIPTELERRALRLEAPVIPVYSSGQNYLTNMFATKEIRAVITDVGAKLYTASFEDPIKTEIHSVGNIEGNYQGFLALGLVSAMFHLAAMLVAVYVGSFPLRDRRVRELYHSAEESWVTLGTALFIPMIVILWLEYMGCYAYTHRMLMPMGFNEFVLVSVAQLLMVVCCVGAGMTFVGVTGVMRIATGVAGVIGGPAFAFAGQTFPVMAMPFAVRCFAFVLPLTHVLRVQSMMLLGDVGMAESWEVIKLMGGMAIFWALLGCFTISYRWKYRLEHASMLPVIVDETPIDVERALQEARKQYQEAKK; from the coding sequence ATGATTCTTACTGTGCTCCCCGTAGGCGTCTCCGTTTTTATGCTGGAGATGTTCTCGTCCGAAATTGTACAGCATGTACCGATAGGTGTGCTAAAGCAAGATAAAAGCTTACTTGCGGATCGTCTTGAAAGGGCGCTTGAAGCTAGCCCTGTACTTGACATAAAAATGAATTGCCATGACATGAATGAGTGCGAACATGCTGTCATACGTGGCGATTTGCAGACTTTTATCATAATCCCGACCGAACTTGAACGTCGTGCTTTGCGCCTTGAAGCTCCTGTAATTCCGGTTTATTCTAGTGGCCAGAACTACCTTACGAACATGTTTGCTACAAAGGAAATTCGAGCGGTCATTACGGATGTGGGTGCAAAACTTTATACAGCATCTTTTGAAGATCCGATTAAGACCGAAATTCATTCTGTAGGGAACATCGAAGGCAATTATCAGGGATTCTTGGCACTTGGGCTTGTTTCTGCAATGTTTCACCTGGCCGCGATGCTTGTGGCCGTTTATGTGGGGTCGTTCCCGCTTCGCGATCGCCGCGTAAGAGAGCTTTATCACAGTGCGGAAGAATCTTGGGTGACTCTGGGGACGGCCCTGTTTATTCCGATGATTGTAATACTTTGGCTTGAATACATGGGCTGCTATGCTTATACGCACCGTATGCTTATGCCGATGGGCTTTAATGAATTTGTCCTGGTTTCTGTAGCCCAGCTTTTGATGGTGGTTTGCTGTGTCGGTGCCGGCATGACATTTGTGGGTGTGACTGGCGTGATGCGTATTGCAACAGGTGTTGCCGGCGTGATCGGCGGCCCTGCCTTTGCTTTTGCCGGTCAGACGTTCCCCGTGATGGCGATGCCGTTTGCCGTGCGTTGCTTTGCGTTTGTGCTCCCGCTGACGCATGTGCTTCGTGTGCAGTCCATGATGCTTCTTGGGGATGTCGGCATGGCTGAATCCTGGGAAGTAATTAAGCTTATGGGAGGGATGGCGATATTTTGGGCGCTTCTTGGATGCTTCACGATTTCATATCGCTGGAAATACCGATTGGAGCATGCTTCTATGTTGCCCGTGATTGTTGATGAAACTCCCATTGACGTTGAACGTGCTTTACAGGAAGCTCGTAAGCAGTATCAGGAGGCGAAAAAATGA
- a CDS encoding ABC transporter permease, translating to MISRLLKVTLTEWKLFVTDPAAVLLLVVAGILYAFYYPTAYVNQTVSRVPVAIVDLDHSAKSRELTRMASATQQVEVKAVYNDILEAETAMAREDVFGFMVIPENMEKDLLKKKPTTINIFTHGAYVMLHGTIGTAFSTCALTVGAVSKVKAIALSKHVPSAKAMAMRDPIPISVQTLFNNTGSYSNYVVPSVLVIILQQSLIIGICIMGGARGHRRFRKNNRYSAVENESMPYRYLGRSLAYFLHYCCFILFYHCFIYNLFDFPRRGELLPMTVFAVVFLASVINFGMCLSQVFLHRESSMQLFLNLSIPILFLANFSWPSYLMPGWMVWLSYVLPSTFAVPAWLSIEQMGGDIYDVAPKLYLLALQAVIYLVLGMILTHFRDRTHFKTGDM from the coding sequence ATGATTAGTCGTCTTTTGAAAGTGACATTGACTGAATGGAAGCTGTTTGTAACGGATCCAGCTGCGGTGCTGTTGCTTGTGGTTGCGGGAATCCTTTATGCTTTCTACTATCCGACCGCGTATGTGAACCAGACTGTTTCCCGTGTGCCTGTTGCCATTGTGGACTTGGATCATTCTGCAAAGTCCCGTGAACTTACAAGAATGGCCTCGGCAACGCAGCAGGTCGAAGTTAAGGCTGTCTATAATGACATTCTTGAAGCTGAAACAGCGATGGCTCGTGAAGATGTTTTCGGGTTTATGGTCATTCCCGAGAATATGGAAAAGGATTTGTTGAAAAAGAAGCCGACGACCATAAACATCTTTACGCATGGCGCCTATGTGATGTTGCATGGAACTATTGGAACGGCTTTTTCAACATGCGCTTTGACAGTTGGTGCTGTAAGCAAGGTCAAGGCAATTGCGCTCAGTAAGCACGTGCCTTCGGCGAAGGCTATGGCCATGCGCGACCCAATTCCGATATCGGTCCAGACGTTGTTTAATAATACAGGTAGCTATTCTAATTACGTTGTTCCGAGCGTACTTGTGATCATTTTGCAGCAGTCCCTGATTATCGGTATTTGCATTATGGGTGGCGCCCGTGGGCATCGCAGATTCCGCAAGAACAACCGTTACTCGGCTGTAGAAAATGAGAGCATGCCTTATCGCTACTTAGGGCGTTCTCTTGCGTATTTCTTGCATTATTGCTGCTTCATTTTGTTCTATCATTGCTTTATTTACAATCTTTTTGATTTCCCGCGTCGTGGAGAACTTTTGCCGATGACCGTATTTGCAGTCGTATTCCTTGCGTCGGTTATCAACTTTGGCATGTGCCTCTCGCAGGTCTTTTTGCATCGTGAATCAAGCATGCAGCTGTTTCTCAATCTTTCGATTCCGATACTTTTCCTTGCGAACTTCAGCTGGCCGAGTTATTTGATGCCTGGCTGGATGGTGTGGCTTTCGTATGTCCTCCCGAGTACGTTTGCTGTGCCGGCGTGGCTCTCGATTGAACAGATGGGTGGCGACATTTACGATGTAGCGCCAAAGCTATACTTGCTTGCTCTTCAGGCTGTTATTTACCTAGTGCTTGGAATGATTCTCACGCATTTCCGTGACCGGACTCATTTTAAGACTGGTGATATGTAA
- a CDS encoding zinc metallopeptidase, with translation MMFDPLYMMILVVTLVLSGAVSLLVKTRFAAGQKVAISSGLTGADVAKAILMEAGITDVKILKHQGFLSDHYNPLNKTLNLSPEVYSGRNASAAGVAAHEVGHAIQHAEGYFPLWLRSAIVPAANIGSNLGPWLVIIGIMLMGMGKALGHSLAVVGVVLFALATLFTLVTVPVEFDASARAKKALARMEVVAAGREYNTVSGVLFAAGLTYVAAAISSILQLLYWAYRAGLLGGRNDD, from the coding sequence ATGATGTTCGATCCTTTATACATGATGATTCTCGTGGTGACGCTCGTGCTTTCGGGCGCCGTTTCCCTGTTGGTCAAGACGCGTTTTGCCGCTGGCCAAAAAGTTGCGATTTCTAGCGGCCTCACCGGTGCCGATGTCGCCAAGGCGATCCTTATGGAAGCGGGCATTACCGATGTGAAAATCCTTAAGCACCAGGGGTTCCTTTCGGACCATTACAATCCGCTGAACAAGACGCTCAACTTGTCACCCGAAGTCTATTCTGGCCGTAATGCGAGTGCCGCAGGCGTTGCCGCTCACGAAGTCGGTCACGCCATCCAGCATGCTGAAGGCTATTTCCCGCTGTGGTTGCGTTCTGCCATTGTGCCTGCCGCAAATATCGGTTCTAATCTTGGACCGTGGCTTGTGATTATCGGCATTATGCTGATGGGCATGGGCAAGGCTCTTGGACACTCTCTCGCGGTTGTTGGCGTAGTGCTCTTTGCACTTGCGACGCTCTTTACGCTTGTGACCGTGCCTGTAGAATTTGACGCTTCTGCCCGTGCCAAGAAGGCTCTTGCACGCATGGAAGTTGTAGCCGCAGGTCGCGAATACAATACCGTCTCGGGTGTGCTTTTTGCCGCAGGCCTTACGTATGTCGCGGCTGCAATTTCTTCTATTTTGCAGTTGCTCTACTGGGCGTACCGCGCGGGGCTTCTCGGCGGCCGCAACGACGATTAA
- a CDS encoding TIGR02172 family protein yields MTEEVEKINLDDYVATGEGATAISYTHKTRDTIAKLYHPGFEADRAKADFLTSCTVFELGIPTPKPIRLVTDGERYGAEYELIRNKRSFSRIISQEPERLQELSLTFAEMARKLHSTKADTTKLVSAKEKFRRFYLEKDLVPDFYKQKALEFIEKVPDTPNCVHGDLQISNVITDGKRTLWIDMGDFCYGEPGWDLGMLWSMTNKMDEQKADLVFHMKQEELKAHWNIFFPAYLGTTDPQKISEATKRILPFAAVKIPYMYDIAKHFRLPDKAFPYLAKLFG; encoded by the coding sequence ATGACTGAAGAAGTTGAAAAAATCAATTTGGATGATTATGTCGCGACGGGGGAGGGGGCAACGGCAATTTCGTACACGCACAAGACTCGCGATACGATTGCGAAACTTTACCATCCCGGATTCGAAGCGGACCGTGCTAAAGCGGATTTCTTGACGTCATGTACTGTTTTTGAATTGGGTATTCCTACTCCAAAGCCAATCCGCTTGGTGACGGATGGTGAACGTTATGGTGCTGAATATGAGCTTATCAGGAATAAACGTTCGTTTTCGAGAATCATTTCACAGGAACCAGAGCGGCTACAGGAACTTTCTTTGACGTTTGCCGAGATGGCGAGGAAACTGCATTCGACGAAAGCGGATACGACGAAGCTTGTGTCTGCAAAGGAAAAATTCCGTCGCTTTTATCTTGAAAAGGATTTGGTTCCTGACTTCTACAAACAAAAGGCTCTGGAGTTTATCGAAAAAGTTCCCGATACACCAAATTGCGTTCATGGAGACTTGCAAATCAGCAATGTCATTACCGATGGAAAACGTACGCTTTGGATTGATATGGGCGATTTCTGCTATGGTGAACCAGGCTGGGATTTGGGAATGCTATGGAGCATGACGAATAAAATGGATGAGCAAAAGGCGGATCTTGTTTTTCATATGAAGCAAGAAGAGCTTAAGGCTCATTGGAATATATTCTTCCCTGCTTATTTGGGAACGACTGATCCGCAGAAAATATCCGAAGCCACGAAACGGATTTTGCCGTTCGCCGCCGTCAAGATTCCCTATATGTATGACATAGCAAAACATTTCCGGTTGCCGGATAAAGCATTTCCGTATCTTGCGAAATTGTTTGGATAA
- a CDS encoding GNAT family N-acetyltransferase — protein sequence MGFEFGVLKREELKEAVELSFRAYEYYEYFLNFFPDLEMRRKVIRSVLYGTWQTILQKSHFLIAKVDGKVVGLAVLEDPCYRRPSDLQFLLHGWWKVFFNAGIKRVKNWIDMDESAGKPCHDYQHSGENIWYCSSLTVDPPFQGKGVGTHLVAFMEEYIREHGGKQLTLFTNSEKNLAFYKNRKFEVFDECDIAVRDGLKMRSWSVKKTL from the coding sequence ATGGGATTCGAATTTGGTGTGCTGAAACGGGAAGAGCTAAAAGAGGCTGTGGAACTTTCTTTTAGAGCCTATGAATACTATGAGTACTTTTTAAATTTTTTCCCAGATCTGGAAATGAGGCGCAAGGTGATACGTTCTGTTCTGTACGGAACGTGGCAAACGATTTTGCAAAAGTCCCATTTCTTGATCGCTAAAGTCGATGGGAAAGTTGTGGGCTTGGCCGTGCTTGAAGATCCGTGCTACAGGAGACCATCGGATTTGCAGTTCCTGCTTCATGGCTGGTGGAAAGTCTTTTTTAACGCTGGAATAAAGCGCGTAAAAAACTGGATTGATATGGATGAATCTGCCGGGAAACCTTGTCACGATTATCAGCACAGTGGCGAAAATATTTGGTATTGTAGTTCACTGACGGTGGACCCGCCATTTCAGGGCAAGGGCGTTGGTACACATCTTGTTGCTTTTATGGAAGAATACATTCGTGAACACGGAGGTAAGCAGCTGACGTTGTTCACAAATTCAGAGAAAAATCTTGCGTTTTATAAGAATCGCAAATTTGAAGTTTTTGATGAATGCGACATCGCAGTCCGAGATGGATTGAAAATGAGAAGCTGGAGCGTGAAGAAAACGCTTTAG